The window TGGCTGCCCACCCGCCCCTGGTACGCGGGCGGCCCGGACGCCCCGGTGCTCGCCAAGGCCGGCGGCTTCCGTCTGGACGACCCGGAGGGCGAGGTCGGCATCGAGTTCATGGTCGCCGCCGACACCTCCGGCCCCGCCCCGGTGCACTACCTGGTCCCCCTCACCTACCGGAGCGCCCCGCTCCCGGGCGCCGACCACGCCCTCGTCGGCACCCTGGAACACGGCGTCCTCGGCAAGCGCTGGGCCTACGACGGCTGCCACGATGCCGTGCTGCTCACCCAGCTCCTGGCCCTGTTCGAGGGCCGCGCCGAACCCCAGGCCCAGAGCGTCTCGGACACCCCGGACCACGAGATCACCCACTCCTACGCGGGTGACGGCCCCCTCTCCACGACCGACGCGCGCGCCACGGACACCCCCGAGGCCACCGAAGTGCCGCTCGCTCCCCTCCCCACCGTCCTGCACCTGAACCGCGTCCTGCGGCCCGGCTCCCTCGACCTGCCGGCCGCCGCGAAGGGCCAGGTCACCGGCCACTGGACCCTGCCGGACGAGACCCGGGCGCGCGGGGTCTTCGCCGTGCTGCGGTGATCGCTCGGCGATCCACCCGGAAAATCACTTGAGCACCGTCGCCACGGTTCCTAATGTGGTGCCCACGCCGAAAGGAGGTGATCGGGTACATGTATGAAACCCGGACGCGCGAGGTGGCTGCGGGCTAGCGCCCGTCACCATTCTCAGTGCGGTGTCGGACCCGCGTGTGCTCTGTACACGCAGCCGGCCCAATCTCAAGCAGTCACCCGACCCGCAGACTCGCCGGTACGTCCGGCCGGCTTCTTCGCCCTTGGGCGGAGGGACCCAGAGTCTGCGGGTCGTCTGCGTTTCGTAGGGCGCAGTATGCTTTCACCATGCTTCCGATACTCGTTCGACGCCGACACGTGGATTACGTGCGCGTCACGAGCACGGGCTGTCGGCCTTCCGTCTGACCTCGCCGCCCGCCCCAGCCCTTCCTCCTCCTCGGACGCATCCCATGACGAACACAGCGACGGTCTCGTCGTACCTCCAGTTGCCCATCATCGATCTCTCCGCCGCCGACCGCGGGCCCGAGGCGCGGGCGCTGTTGCACGCGCAGTTGCACAGCGCCGCGCACGACGTGGGGTTCTTCCAGCTCGTCGGGCACGGAGTGGGTGAGGACGAGATCGCGCGGCTCACCGGCGCCGTGCGGGAGTTCTTCGCCCTGCCCGAGGCCGAGCGGCTGGCCCTCGACAACGTCAACTCGCCGCACTTCCGGGGGTACACGCGGACCGGGGACGAGCGGACGGGCGGGAGCCGGGACTGGCGGGACCAGCTGGACATCGGGGCCGAGCGGCCCGCGCGCGTCCCGGGGGACGGTGAGCCCGCCTACTGGTGGCTGCAGGGGCCCAACCAGTGGCCCGGCTCCCTGCCGGGGCTGCGGGACGCCGCCCTCGCGTGGATCGACCGGCTCAGTGGCGTGGCCCAGCGGTTGCTGCGTGAGCTGCTGGTCTCCATCGGGGCTCCCGCCGATTTCTACGACCCGGTCTTCGGGGAGCGGGCGCATCCGCATCTGAAGCTCGTGCGCTACCCCGGCAGCGCGGGGGACGGCGCCGATCAGGGGGTGGGGGCCCACAAGGACTACGGGTTCCTGACGCTGCTGCTGCAGGACCAGGTCGGTGGGCTGCAGGTGGAGCGCGCGGACGGGCTGTTCCATGACGTGCCGCCGATCCCGGGGGCGTTCGTCGTGAATCTCGGGGAGCTGCTGGAGGTGGCGACCAACGGGTATCTGCTCGCCACCCACCACCGGGTCGTCAGTCCGGCGGGGGCGACCGAGCGGTTCTCGGTGCCGTTCTTCTACAACCCCCGGCTCGACGCGCGGGTCGAGCCGCTCGTCTTCCCGTACGCGTCCGTCGCGCCCGGGGTGACCGACGATCCGGGGAACCCGCTGTTCGCCGAGTACGGGTTCAACGAGCTGAAGGGGAAGCTGCGGGCGCATCCGCTGGTCGCGGAGCGGCATCACGCGGGGCTGCTCAGCCCCGCGTGACCTGAGCCGGATCCGCTAGCCGGCGATGTCGTCGTACCCGGCGATCTCCCGCGGGCCGCGCGCGGCCGGGCCCACGTAGCGGGCGGAGGGGCGGACGAGGCGGCCGGTGCGCTTCTGTTCGAGGATGTGGGCGGACCAGCCCGCCGTGCGGGCGCAGGTGAACATCGACGTGAACATGTGGGCCGGGACCTCGGCGAAGTCGAGGACGATCGCGGCCCAGAACTCGACGTTCGTGGCGAGGACGCGGTCGGGGCGGCGGGCGTGGAGTTCGGCCAGGGCCGCCTTCTCCAGGGCCTCGGCGACCTCGAAGCGGGGGGCGCCGAGGTCGCGGGCGGTGCGGCGCAGGACGCGGGCGCGGGGGTCCTCGGCTCGGTAGACGCGGTGGCCGAAGCCCATGAGGCGTTCGCCCTTGTCGAGGGCCTGCTTGACGTAGGCGTCGGCGTCGCCCGTGCGTTCGATCTCCTCGATCATGCCGAGGACGCGGGAGGGAGCGCCTCCGTGGAGGGGGCCGGACATGGCGCCCACGGCGCCGGAGAGGGCCGCCGCCACGTCCGCGCCGGTCGAGGCGATGACGCGCGCGGTGAAGGTGGAGGCGTTCATGCCGTGCTCGGCCGCCGAGGTCCAGTAGGCGTCGACCGCCGCGACGTGCTTGGGGTCGGGTTCGCCGCGCCAGCGGATCATGAAGCGTTCGACGACGGACTGGGCCTTGTCGATCTCGCGCTGCGGGACCATGGGGTGGCCCTGGCCGCGCGCGGACTGGGCGACGTAGGACAGGGCCATGACGGCGGCGCGGGCGAGGTCGGCGCGGGCCTGCTGCTCGTCGATGTCCAGGAGGGGCTTGAGGCCCCAGACCGGGGCGAGCATGGCCAGCGCGGACTGGACGTCGACGCGGATGTCGCCCGAGTGGACGGGGATGGGGAACGGCTCGGCGGGCGGCAGGCCGGGGCGGAAGGCGCCGTCGACGAGCAGGCCCCAGACGTTGCCGAAGGAGACGTGGCCGACCAGGTCCTCGATGTCGACGCCGCGGTACCGGAGCGCGCCGCCCTCCTTGTCCGGTTCGGCGATCTCCGTCTCGAACGCGACGACTCCTTCGAGCCCGGGTACGAAGTCGGACATCAGGCGGCTCCTCTTGATGCGGGCGACAGGGGTTCCAAAACCATACGCCTGAGTGCCAGGTTTGGGGAGAGTTCGCGGCACTCAGTGCCACTTCTCCACCGGAGGCCGTTGATACGGCAGGATGACCGTGTGAACGATCACGACCCCGCCGTCATGCGCAAGCAGTACCGCGCCGACGGCCTCGACGAGAGCGAGCTGGCCGACGACCCGATGGAGCAGTTCGCGCGGTGGTTCGGGCAGGCCGCGCGGGAGGGCGCGGTGTTCGAGCCGAACGCCATGGTCGTGTCGACGGCGGACGCCGAGGGGCGGCCGAGTTCCCGTACGGTGCTGATGAAGGCGTACGACGCGCGGGGCTTCGTCTTCTACACGAACTACGGCTCCCGCAAGGCCCGTGACCTGGCGGACAACCCGCACGTCTCGCTGCTGTTCCCCTGGCACGGGATCGCCCGGCAGGTGATCGTGACGGGGACGGCACGGCGGACCGGGCGGGACGAGACGGCGGCGTACTTCCGGACGCGACCGCATGGTTCACAGCTGGGGGCGTGGGCCAGCGCGCAGTCCTCGGTGATCTCCTCACGGGTCGAACTGGACGCCGCGTACGAGGAGTTGCACGCCCGCTATCCGGAGGGTGAGCAGGTGCCGGTGCCACCGGACTGGGGCGGTTTCCGGGTGACGCCGCAGGCGGTGGAGTTCTGGCAGGGGCGGGGGAACCGGCTGCACGACCGGCTGCGGTACACGGCGGAGCCGGACGGGTCGTGGCGGGTGGAGCGGCTCAGCCCGTAGGGATTCGGGTCCCGTGACCGTCGGTCCGGTACGTCGTCGGGTCCGTACCTCGTCGGGCCCGTACCTCGTCGGTTGCGTACGTCAGCCCAGGGCCTCGTCCAGCAGGGCCGCCCATTGGTTCACCACGCTGTCGCGGCGGCCGGTGTCGTCGGTGAGGAGGTTGGCGAGGCCGAGGCCGCGGGCCATGTCGAGCAGGCCCTGGACGGTCTCGCGGACGCCGGGGACGGTCTCGTCGGCGCGCAGGAGTTCGACGGCGATGCGGTGGGTCTCGCGGCCGACGCGGGCTTCGAGTTCGGTGACGCGCAGGCGCAGCTGCTCCTCGTTGGAGGCGGCGACCCAGAGGTGGAGGGCGGCGCGGAAGAGGGGGCCGGTGAAGAGGTCGACGACGGCGGCGACGACGGCCCGACGGTCGGCGGGGCCCTCGGGGAAGAGGGCGCGCAGAGCGAGGGAGCGCTCCTCGGCGACGTACTCGACGGCGGCGGTGAAGAGGTCCTCGCGAGTGCGGAAGTGGTGCTGGGCGGCGCCTCGGGAGACGCCGGCGCGCTCGGCGACGACGGAGACGGTGGAGCCGGCCCAGCCGTGTTCGGCGAGGCAGGACACGGCGGCTTCCAGGAGCCGCTTGCGGGTGACCCGGCTGCGGTCCTGCTTGGGGCCCCGGTCCGCCACCGTGCCGGGTTCGGCGCCGATGTCCGTCCCGGTGTCGGTCCCGGAGCCGATGCCGGTCTCGGTTCCGGTCTCGGTTCCGGTCTCGTCCGATGTGCCCACCGCGCTCACAGCACCCATCCCGGTTCCCTTCTTTCGAGGAAGGCCGTCATGCCCTCGCGGGCGTCGGCGGAGGCGAACAGCCGGGACGAGAGCCGGGTCAGTTCGCCCGCGTCCCGGTCGAAGTTCTCCAGCACCTTAGTCGTGAGCAGCTGTTTCGCCTCCGCCAGGGCCCTCGGTGAGGCCCGGCGCAGCCCGTCGAGGACGGGTTCGAGTACGGCGTCGACCTCGGCGCCGGCGTCGGTGATCAGCCCGATGCGGGCGGCTTCGGCGGGGCCGAACCGTTCGCCGGTGAGGTAGTAGCGCGCGAGGGCGCGCGGATCGGTACGGGGGCGCAGGGTGAGGGAGATGACGGCGGGCGCGACACCGATGCGGACCTCGGTGAGGGCGAAGGTGGCCTCGGGTCCGGCGGCGGCGATGTCGCAGGCCCCGAGCAGGCCGAGGCCGCCAGCGCGGACGTGCCCGGTGACGCGCGCGACGACGGGCTTCGGCAGCTCCAGGAGCTGCCGGAAGAGGTCGACCAGGGCCTGCGGGTCGGGCGGGTCGCGCAGGTCGGCGCCGGCGCAGAAGGTGTTGCCGGTGTGGGTGAGGACGACGGCCCGTACGGCGTCGTCCTTGCCGCACCGGTCGAGGGCGTCGCGGAGTGCGGCGACGAGGGCCGCCGAGAGGGCGTTGCGGTTGGCCGGGGAGTCGAGGGTGAGGGTGGTGATGCCCCGGTGGTGTGCGGTGCCTACGAGGGGTTCGGTGTCCGTCACAGGCGCTCCCTGAGTTCGCGGCGGAGGATCTTCCCGGAGGCCGCGCGGGGCACGGCGTCGATGAAGGTGACGTGGCGGACGCGCTTGTAGGGGGCGACGCGTTCGGCGACGTACATCATGATCTCGCCCTCGGAGAGTTCACCGCCGGTGGGGCGGCGGACGACGAAGGCGTGCGGGACCTCGTTGCCGTCGTCGTTGTAGTGGCCGATGACGGCCGCGTCGGTGATGCCGGGGTGGGTGACGAGGAGGGCTTCGAGTTCGGCGGGGGCGACCTGGAACCCCTTGTACTTGATCAGTTCCTTGACGCGGTCGACGACGTACAGCCAGCCGTCGGCGTCGGTGTGGCCGATGTCGCCGGTGGAGAGCCAGCCGTCGGCGTCGATCATGTCGGCGGTGGCCTGGGGGCGGCCCAGGTAGCCCTTCATGACCTGGGGGCCCCGGATGACGATCTCGCCCGGTTCGCCGGGGCCGAGGTCCGTGCCGGGGTCGTCGAGGGAGACGATCCGCATCTCGGTGCCGGCGATGAGCCTGCCCACGGTGCCGGGGGGCGCGGAGGCGGCCCGGTCGAGGGGCACGATGTGGGAGCAGGGGGACAGTTCGGTCATGCCGTAGCCCTGGACGACGGGTGGCAGGCCGAGGCGGGCGGAGCAGGCGGCGGCGAGCCTCGCGTCGAGGGGTGCGGCGGCGGAGAGGATGTGCCGGACCGTGGAGAGGTCGTGTCGCTCGGCCGCCGGATGCTTGGCGAGGGCGAGGACGATCGGCGGGGCCACGTAGAGGTGGGTGATGCGGTGCCGGACGATCGCCGCGAGGTAGCTCTCCAGGTCGAAGCGGGGCAGGACGACGACCGTGGCGCCGAGTCGCAGCGGGGCGTTCATCAGGGCGGTGAGACCGTAGATGTGGAAGAACGGCAGGACGGCGAGGATGCGGTCGCCGGGGCCCGCCGGCATGACCGGTTCGAGCTGGGCGAGGTTGGTGGCGATGGACCGGTGGGTGAGCATGACCCCCTTGGGGACGCCGGTGGTGCCGGAGGAGTACGGCAGGACCGCCACGTCCGTGACCGGGTCGATGTCGACGGCCGGTTCGGGTGCCGCACCGGCGAGCATGTCGATCAGCGAGCGGTGCCCGGGAGCGCTGTCGCAGACGAAGATCTCCCGTATGCCGCCGACGCGTTCGGCGGCGGCGCGGGCGGTCTGCAGCAGCGGGGAGACGGTGACGATCCAGCTCGCCCCCGAGTCCCGCAGCTGGGTGGCCAGCTCTCCGGGGGTGGCCAGCGGGTGCGCGGTGGTGACCGTGGCGCCCGCGCGGGTGGCCGCGTAGAACGCCGTCGGGTAGGCGATCGTGTTGGGGCTGTGCAGGGCGAGGACGTCGCCCTTGCCCACGCCCGCCTCGGCGAACGCGGCGGCGAGGCGCCGGTGGAAGCGGTCCACCTGTTCGTAGGTGAGGGTCGTGCCGTCGACGCCGTCGATCAGCGCGGGCAGGTCGCCGAACTCGGCGGCACGGGCCAGTACGGCGTCGTGGATGGGGAGTTCGACGGGTGGGACGTCTGCGTACTCGCTGCGGAACATGGTTCCTCCTCGTGCGCTCCGGCTCGTGACGCCGCGCTCCGGCGACGTGGGGCGGCGCCCGGCGGCTCAGTACGACTTCGGCAGGCCCAGGGTCTGGTGGGAGACGTAGTTGAGAATCATCTCCCGGCTCACCGGCGCGATACGAGACACGCGCGCGGCCGTGATGAGCGAGGCGAGGCCGAACTCGGCCGTGAGGCCGTTGCCGCCGAGGGTGTGCACGGCCTGGTCGACGGCCTTCACACAGGCCTCCCCCGCCGCGTACTTGGCCATGTTGGCGGCCTCGCCGGCCGCCGCGTCGTCGCCGGCGTCGTAGAGGTGCGCCGCCTTCTGCATCATCAGGCGGGCCAGTTCGAGTTCGATGTGGGACTGGGCGAGGGGGTGGGCGATGGCCTGGTGGGCGCCGATGGGCTGCCCCCAGACGGTGCGTTCGCGGGCGTAGTCGACGGCTCGGGCGAGGGCGTACCTGGCCATGCCGATCGCGAAGGCGGCGGTCATGATCCGTTCCGGGTTGAGGCCGGCGAACAGCTGGAGGAGACCGGCGTTCTCGTCGCCGACCAGGGCGTCGGCGGGGAGCCGGATGTCGTCGAAGGTCAGCTCGAACTGCTTCTCGGCGGCCCGGAGTTCCATGTCGATCGGGCGGTACGCGAAGCCGGGGGTGTCGGTGGGGACGATGAAGAGGCAGGGCTTGAGGGTGCCGGTGCGGGCGTCCTCGGTGCGGCCCACGATGAGGACGGCGTCGGCCCTGTCGACGCCGGAGATGAAGACCTTGCGGCCGGTGAGCAGCCAGTCCCCGGTCTCGTCCCGGCGGGCCGTGGTGGTGATGCGGTGGCTGTTGGAGCCGGCGTCGGGTTCGGTGATGCCGAAGGCCATGAGGCGGGTGCCGTTCGCCAGCGCGGGCAGCCAGGCCCGTCGCTGGGCCTCGGTGCCGAAGCGGGCGATGACCGTGCCGCAGATGGCCGGCGACACGATCATCATCAGCAGGGGGCAGCCCGCGGCGCCGAGTTCCTCCAGGACGATGGAGAGTTCGGCGATGCCGCCGCCTCCGCCGTCGTACTCCTCGGGGAGGTTGACGCCCAGGTAGCCGAGTTCGGCCGCCTCGGACCAGAGTTCGTCGGGGTGGCGGCCCTCCTTGTTGATCGTGGTGATGTAGTCGCGGCCGTAGCGTTTGCCGAGGGCGGAGACCGCGGCTCGGAGGGCCTTGTGTTCTTCGGATTCCAGCACGGGGGACATCGGGGGCTCCTAAGGGGGAGGGTGCGTCTGCCGTTCGGAGGGGTGCGGGTGGTTCGTGGCTTGGTCGCGCTCGCGCGGCGAAGCCGCCTGTCGAGACAGCCCCGCGCCCCCTCAGCGGGGCTGCTCCTCGACCACGGCCAGGAGGGCGCCCATCTCCACCTGCTGACCAGGTACCGCGTGCAGGGCGGTCAGCGTGCCTGTCGCCGGGGCCGTGATCCTGTGTTCCATCTTCATCGCCTCCAGCCAGAGGAGGGGCTGGCCCGCCTGTACGGCCGACCCGGGACTCAGGTCCTGCGCCAGGCGGACGACCGTGCCCGGCATGGGGGCCAGGAGGGAGCCGGGGGCGTGCTCGGTGGTGGGGTCGGGGAAGCGGGGCAGGGCGGTGAGGGTCGTGGTGTCGACGTGGATCCGGTCGCCGTACCGCGCGACCTCGAACGTCCGCCGCACACCGTCCACTTCGAGCACGACGAGGCGGGCGTCCGCGTGGACGACCCGGACGCCGTCCGCCTCCGGGCCGGTCCTGGTGTGCCGGTAGCGGACCTCGTGCTCCTCCCCCGCCATCACGTACCGCTTGACCTGGGGCTGGGACGGCAGACTGCGCCAGCCTCCGAAGCGGGGGTCGCCCCCGGAGGCGGCGTCGGCCAGGGCGGCGGCCAGCGGGGCGTGCGGATCGGGGGCGGGGTCCGTGAGGCCGGCGAGGTGGCGGCCGTAGAAGCCGGTGTCCATCCGGGCCGACGTGAACTCCTCGTGGCGCAGGGAGTTCACCAGCAGGGCCCTGTTCGTGGCCGGGCCGTGGATCGTGGCCCGCTCCAGGGCGCCCGCCAGCCTGCGGACGGCCTCCGCGCGGGTGGGGGCGTGGACGACGGCCTTGGCGAGCATGGGGTCGTAGTGGACGCCGATGGTGTCGCCGTCCTCGTAGCCGGTGTCCAGGCGGACCCCGGGCACGGACAGGCGGTGCAGGGTGCCCGTCTGCGGGGCCCAGTCGTGGGCCGGGTCCTCGGCGTACAGGCGGGCCTCGATCGCGTGGCCGCGTGCGGGCGGGGGGTCGGCCGGGAGGGCGTGGCCCTCGGCGACGCGGATCTGTTCGGCGACCAGGTCGAGGCCGAAGACGGCCTCCGTGACCGGGTGTTCGACCTGGAGGCGGGTGTTCATCTCCAGGAAGTGGGCCCTGCCGTCGGCGACGAGGAACTCGACCGTGCCCGCGCCGACGTAGGAGACGGCCCGGGCGGCGCGTACGGCCAGGGTGTGGAGTTCCTCGGTGAGTTCGCCGGTCAGGGCGGGGGCCGGGGCCTCCTCGACGACCTTCTGATGGCGGCGCTGGAGGGAGCAGTCGCGGGTGCCCAGGGGCCAGATCGTGCCGTGGGTGTCGGCGAGGATCTGGACCTCGACGTGGCGGCCGTTCTCGACGTACGGCTCGACGAAGACCTCGCCGTCGCCGAAGGCGCTCGCGGCCTCGGCGCGGGCGCTCTCCAGGGCCGCGTCCAGGTCGTCGAGGTGACGGACCACGCGCATACCGCGTCCGCCGCCGCCCGCCGCGGCCTTCACCAGGACCGGCAGGTCGTCCTCGGTGACCTTGTGGAGGGGGGCCAGACCCATGAGTTCCTTGGCGCGGGTCTTGGACGCCATGGCTTCGATCGCCTCGGGGGCCGGGCCGATCCAGGTGAGGCCCGCGTCGAGGACCTGGCGGGCGAAGCCGGGGTTCTCGGAGAGGAAGCCGTAGCCGGGGTGGACGGCGTCGGCGCCGGCCGCGAGGGCGGCCCGCACGATGCGGTCACCGCGCAGATAGGTGTCGGCGGGGGCCGCGCCCGGCAGTCGCACGGCCGCGTCGGCCATCCGCGTGTGCAGGGCGCTCTCGTCGGCGTCGGAGTGCACGGCGACCGTCCGGATGCCCAGCTCACGGCAGGTGCGGAAGATCCGGCAGGCGATCTCGCCCCGGTTGGCCACCAGGAGGGAAGTGATCAGGGAAGTACGCACGAGCCTCACATCCGGAAGACGCCGAAGCCACCGCGTGCGCCCTCGTAGGGCGCCGTGTGGATCGCGGACAGGCACAGGCCGAGGACGGTACGGGTGTCACGGGGGTCGATGACCCCGTCGTCGTACAGCCGCCCGGACAGGAACATCGGCAGGGACTCGGACTCGATCTGCCGCTCCACCATCGCGCGCAGCGCGGCATCGGCGTCCTCGTCGTAGGGCTGGCCCTTCGCCGCGGCCGACTGGCGGGCCACGATCGACAGGACGCCGGCGAGCTGCTGCGGGCCCATCACCGCCGACTTGGCGCCGGGCCAGGCGAAGAGGAAGCGGGGGTCGAAGGCGCGCCCGCACATGCCGTAGTGGCCGGCGCCGTACGAGGCGCCCATCAGGACGGACAGGTGGGGCACCCGGCTGTTGCTCACCGCGTTGATCATCATCGCGCCGTGCTTGATGATGCCGCCCTGCTCGTACTCCCTGCCGACCATGTAGCCGGTGGTGTTGTGGAGGAAGAGGAGCGGGATGTCGCGCTGGTTGGCGAGCTGGATGAACTGGGCCGCCTTCTGGGACTCCTCGCTGAAGAGGACCCCGCGGGCGTTGGCGAGGACGCCGACCGGATAGCCGTGGAGCGTGGCCCAGCCGGTGCTGAGGCTGGTGCCGTAGAGGGGCTTGAACTCGTCGAAGTCGGAGGCGTCGACGATCCGGGCGATCACCTCGCGGGGGTCGAACGGTGTGCGGAGGTCACCGGGGACGAGGCCCAGCAGTTCCTCCGGGTCGTACTTCGGGGGCGCGGCCGGGGCCGGGTCCGCGTGGGCCTTGCGGTGGTTGAGGCGGGCGACGACCCGGCGGGCCTGGCGGAGGGCGTCGGGCTCGTCGACGGCGAAGTGGTCGGCGAGGCCCGACACGCGCGCGTGCATCTCGGCGCCGCCCAGCGACTC is drawn from Streptomyces bottropensis ATCC 25435 and contains these coding sequences:
- a CDS encoding maltokinase N-terminal cap-like domain-containing protein, encoding MSVIHRTWLKPTKLELLTSWLPTRPWYAGGPDAPVLAKAGGFRLDDPEGEVGIEFMVAADTSGPAPVHYLVPLTYRSAPLPGADHALVGTLEHGVLGKRWAYDGCHDAVLLTQLLALFEGRAEPQAQSVSDTPDHEITHSYAGDGPLSTTDARATDTPEATEVPLAPLPTVLHLNRVLRPGSLDLPAAAKGQVTGHWTLPDETRARGVFAVLR
- a CDS encoding isopenicillin N synthase family dioxygenase, with the translated sequence MTNTATVSSYLQLPIIDLSAADRGPEARALLHAQLHSAAHDVGFFQLVGHGVGEDEIARLTGAVREFFALPEAERLALDNVNSPHFRGYTRTGDERTGGSRDWRDQLDIGAERPARVPGDGEPAYWWLQGPNQWPGSLPGLRDAALAWIDRLSGVAQRLLRELLVSIGAPADFYDPVFGERAHPHLKLVRYPGSAGDGADQGVGAHKDYGFLTLLLQDQVGGLQVERADGLFHDVPPIPGAFVVNLGELLEVATNGYLLATHHRVVSPAGATERFSVPFFYNPRLDARVEPLVFPYASVAPGVTDDPGNPLFAEYGFNELKGKLRAHPLVAERHHAGLLSPA
- a CDS encoding citrate synthase 2; this translates as MSDFVPGLEGVVAFETEIAEPDKEGGALRYRGVDIEDLVGHVSFGNVWGLLVDGAFRPGLPPAEPFPIPVHSGDIRVDVQSALAMLAPVWGLKPLLDIDEQQARADLARAAVMALSYVAQSARGQGHPMVPQREIDKAQSVVERFMIRWRGEPDPKHVAAVDAYWTSAAEHGMNASTFTARVIASTGADVAAALSGAVGAMSGPLHGGAPSRVLGMIEEIERTGDADAYVKQALDKGERLMGFGHRVYRAEDPRARVLRRTARDLGAPRFEVAEALEKAALAELHARRPDRVLATNVEFWAAIVLDFAEVPAHMFTSMFTCARTAGWSAHILEQKRTGRLVRPSARYVGPAARGPREIAGYDDIAG
- the pdxH gene encoding pyridoxamine 5'-phosphate oxidase, yielding MRKQYRADGLDESELADDPMEQFARWFGQAAREGAVFEPNAMVVSTADAEGRPSSRTVLMKAYDARGFVFYTNYGSRKARDLADNPHVSLLFPWHGIARQVIVTGTARRTGRDETAAYFRTRPHGSQLGAWASAQSSVISSRVELDAAYEELHARYPEGEQVPVPPDWGGFRVTPQAVEFWQGRGNRLHDRLRYTAEPDGSWRVERLSP
- a CDS encoding TetR/AcrR family transcriptional regulator; this encodes MSAVGTSDETGTETGTETGIGSGTDTGTDIGAEPGTVADRGPKQDRSRVTRKRLLEAAVSCLAEHGWAGSTVSVVAERAGVSRGAAQHHFRTREDLFTAAVEYVAEERSLALRALFPEGPADRRAVVAAVVDLFTGPLFRAALHLWVAASNEEQLRLRVTELEARVGRETHRIAVELLRADETVPGVRETVQGLLDMARGLGLANLLTDDTGRRDSVVNQWAALLDEALG
- a CDS encoding enoyl-CoA hydratase family protein, yielding MTDTEPLVGTAHHRGITTLTLDSPANRNALSAALVAALRDALDRCGKDDAVRAVVLTHTGNTFCAGADLRDPPDPQALVDLFRQLLELPKPVVARVTGHVRAGGLGLLGACDIAAAGPEATFALTEVRIGVAPAVISLTLRPRTDPRALARYYLTGERFGPAEAARIGLITDAGAEVDAVLEPVLDGLRRASPRALAEAKQLLTTKVLENFDRDAGELTRLSSRLFASADAREGMTAFLERREPGWVL
- a CDS encoding 4-coumarate--CoA ligase family protein, whose product is MFRSEYADVPPVELPIHDAVLARAAEFGDLPALIDGVDGTTLTYEQVDRFHRRLAAAFAEAGVGKGDVLALHSPNTIAYPTAFYAATRAGATVTTAHPLATPGELATQLRDSGASWIVTVSPLLQTARAAAERVGGIREIFVCDSAPGHRSLIDMLAGAAPEPAVDIDPVTDVAVLPYSSGTTGVPKGVMLTHRSIATNLAQLEPVMPAGPGDRILAVLPFFHIYGLTALMNAPLRLGATVVVLPRFDLESYLAAIVRHRITHLYVAPPIVLALAKHPAAERHDLSTVRHILSAAAPLDARLAAACSARLGLPPVVQGYGMTELSPCSHIVPLDRAASAPPGTVGRLIAGTEMRIVSLDDPGTDLGPGEPGEIVIRGPQVMKGYLGRPQATADMIDADGWLSTGDIGHTDADGWLYVVDRVKELIKYKGFQVAPAELEALLVTHPGITDAAVIGHYNDDGNEVPHAFVVRRPTGGELSEGEIMMYVAERVAPYKRVRHVTFIDAVPRAASGKILRRELRERL
- a CDS encoding acyl-CoA dehydrogenase family protein; translation: MSPVLESEEHKALRAAVSALGKRYGRDYITTINKEGRHPDELWSEAAELGYLGVNLPEEYDGGGGGIAELSIVLEELGAAGCPLLMMIVSPAICGTVIARFGTEAQRRAWLPALANGTRLMAFGITEPDAGSNSHRITTTARRDETGDWLLTGRKVFISGVDRADAVLIVGRTEDARTGTLKPCLFIVPTDTPGFAYRPIDMELRAAEKQFELTFDDIRLPADALVGDENAGLLQLFAGLNPERIMTAAFAIGMARYALARAVDYARERTVWGQPIGAHQAIAHPLAQSHIELELARLMMQKAAHLYDAGDDAAAGEAANMAKYAAGEACVKAVDQAVHTLGGNGLTAEFGLASLITAARVSRIAPVSREMILNYVSHQTLGLPKSY
- a CDS encoding acetyl/propionyl/methylcrotonyl-CoA carboxylase subunit alpha; translated protein: MITSLLVANRGEIACRIFRTCRELGIRTVAVHSDADESALHTRMADAAVRLPGAAPADTYLRGDRIVRAALAAGADAVHPGYGFLSENPGFARQVLDAGLTWIGPAPEAIEAMASKTRAKELMGLAPLHKVTEDDLPVLVKAAAGGGGRGMRVVRHLDDLDAALESARAEAASAFGDGEVFVEPYVENGRHVEVQILADTHGTIWPLGTRDCSLQRRHQKVVEEAPAPALTGELTEELHTLAVRAARAVSYVGAGTVEFLVADGRAHFLEMNTRLQVEHPVTEAVFGLDLVAEQIRVAEGHALPADPPPARGHAIEARLYAEDPAHDWAPQTGTLHRLSVPGVRLDTGYEDGDTIGVHYDPMLAKAVVHAPTRAEAVRRLAGALERATIHGPATNRALLVNSLRHEEFTSARMDTGFYGRHLAGLTDPAPDPHAPLAAALADAASGGDPRFGGWRSLPSQPQVKRYVMAGEEHEVRYRHTRTGPEADGVRVVHADARLVVLEVDGVRRTFEVARYGDRIHVDTTTLTALPRFPDPTTEHAPGSLLAPMPGTVVRLAQDLSPGSAVQAGQPLLWLEAMKMEHRITAPATGTLTALHAVPGQQVEMGALLAVVEEQPR
- a CDS encoding acyl-CoA carboxylase subunit beta, whose product is MTVLSSALDPGAPDHTANREAMLARLAELDAEHAKALAGGGEKYVARHRGRGKLLARERVELLLDPDTPFLELSPLAAWGSEYAVGASLVTGIGTVEGVECLITANDPTVRGGASNPWSLKKALRANDIALANRLPCISLVESGGADLPSQKEIFIPGGAIFRDLTRLSAAGIPTIAVVFGNSTAGGAYVPGMSDHVIMVKERAKVFLGGPPLVKMATGEESDDESLGGAEMHARVSGLADHFAVDEPDALRQARRVVARLNHRKAHADPAPAAPPKYDPEELLGLVPGDLRTPFDPREVIARIVDASDFDEFKPLYGTSLSTGWATLHGYPVGVLANARGVLFSEESQKAAQFIQLANQRDIPLLFLHNTTGYMVGREYEQGGIIKHGAMMINAVSNSRVPHLSVLMGASYGAGHYGMCGRAFDPRFLFAWPGAKSAVMGPQQLAGVLSIVARQSAAAKGQPYDEDADAALRAMVERQIESESLPMFLSGRLYDDGVIDPRDTRTVLGLCLSAIHTAPYEGARGGFGVFRM